The Bos taurus isolate L1 Dominette 01449 registration number 42190680 breed Hereford chromosome 13, ARS-UCD2.0, whole genome shotgun sequence genome contains a region encoding:
- the IL2RA gene encoding interleukin-2 receptor subunit alpha precursor → MEPSLLMWRFFVFIVVPGCVTEACHDDPPSLRNAMFKVFRYEVGTMINCDCKTGFRRVSAVMRCVGDSSHSAWENRCFCNSTSPAKNPVKQVTPAPEEQREKKPTDAQNQTQPPEEADLPGHCEEPPPWEHEREPLKRVYHFTLGQTVHYQCAQGFRALQTSPAESTCMMINGELRWTRPRLKCIREGEHGQASDDAEPQESTEAPPGSGTFLPTRMAGTTDFQKPTDEIATLDTFIFTTEYQIAVAGCTLLLASILLLSCLTWQRKWKKNRRTI, encoded by the exons AGGCTTGTCATGATGACCCTCCGAGTCTCAGAAACGCCATGTTCAAGGTCTTCAGGTACGAGGTGGGCACCATGATAAACTGCGACTGCAAGACAGGCTTCCGCAGAGTGTCGGCCGTCATGCGCTGCGTGGGGGACTCCAGCCACTCTGCCTGGGAAAACAGATGCTTCTGCAACAGCACCT CCCCTGCTAAGAACCCAGTAAAACAAGTCACTCCTGCACCCGAagaacagagggagaaaaaaCCCACAGATGCGCAGAACCAAACGCAGCCTCCGGAGGAAGCTGACCTTCCAG GTCACTGTGAGGAACCGCCACCATGGGAACACGAACGTGAACCTTTAAAGAGAGTCTACCATTTCACGCTGGGGCAGACGGTTCATTACCAGTGCGCCCAGGGATTCAGGGCCCTACAGACCAGTCCTGCTGAAAGCACCTGCATGATGATCAACGGGGAGCTGAGGTGGACCAGGCCCAGGCTCAAGTGCATACGTGAAGGGGAGCACGGTCAGGCTTCAG ATGACGCAGAGCCTCAGGAGAGCACGGAAGCTCCCCCTGGGAGTGGAACTTTCTTACCAACCAGGATGGCAGGGACCACAG ATTTCCAGAAGCCCACAGATGAGATTGCAACGCTGGATACGTTCATATTTACCACTGAGTACCAGATTGCAG TGGCCGGCTGCACCCTCCTGCTCGCCAGCATCCTCCTCCTGAGCTGCCTCACCTGGCAGCGGAAATG GAAGAAGAACAGAAGGACAATCTAG